In Silene latifolia isolate original U9 population chromosome 3, ASM4854445v1, whole genome shotgun sequence, a single window of DNA contains:
- the LOC141647904 gene encoding 23 kDa jasmonate-induced protein-like: MATSVFGAPITFKTLSKLEDYVCKQVTTRDLAELAFLTKNDDGKDSKAREFVEEKGTKYAGEFVRCLIYNATGDTIRLQTYSDAGDGFVSPSPYPMLIMNGQWGAYLKRGGGAVVYAVKNEYGSEHQVVYTYRPLEPGRVYTDIKQRDFYKSKDPWTVYSTPLDENKSYIYQAHEFGLSSFASIGGTIRSPVFEGIITLDGAWPNYSIIKPYNPPSIGYPSTRQALIDEGIEGDATTEQDAGSNDA, translated from the exons ATGGCGACAAGTGTGTTTGGAGCTCCCATAACATTCAAAACATTATCCAAATTGGAGGACTACGTCTGCAAACAAGTAACAACTCGCGACCTGGCGGAGTTGGCATTCCTCACCAAAAATGATGATGGCAAAGATAGCAAAGCTCGCGAGTTCGTAGAAGAGAAAGGAACCAAGTACGCGGGTGAGTTTGTAAGGTGTCTTATTTACAACGCCACAGGCGACACGATAAGGTTGCAAACTTATAGTGATGCCGGTGATGGCTTCGTATCCCCATCTCCGTATCCAATGCTCATTATGAACGGGCAATGGGGTGCTTACTTGAAGCGTGGTGGTGGTGCCGTTGTTTATGCCGTCAAGAATGAGTATGGTTCTGAGCATCAAGTTGTTTATACTTACAGGCCACTCGAACCTGGCCGG GTATACACCGACATCAAACAACGTGATTTTTACAAGTCAAAGGATCCTTGGACAGTCTACTCGACCCCCCTAGATGAGAATAAAAGCTACATTTACCAAGCGCATGAATTTGGACTGTCATCCTTTGCTAGTATAGGAGGCACCATCAGGTCACCTGTTTTCGAAGGAATCATAACCCTCGATGGCGCCTGGCCCAATTATTCCATAATTAAGCCGTATAACCCGCCTTCGATCGGATATCCCAGCACTCGACAAGCGCTCATCGACGAGGGGATTGAGGGAGATGCTACTACTGAGCAAGATGCTGGCAGCAACGATGCTTAA